One stretch of Phocoena phocoena chromosome 10, mPhoPho1.1, whole genome shotgun sequence DNA includes these proteins:
- the CD83 gene encoding CD83 antigen isoform X2, translated as MSRSLQLLLLSCACSLVPAAREVKVACSEDVDLPCTAPWDPQVRYAVFWAKLTNGSAERMEVPQENQQRASSEAPRERLYSLRIQNTTSCNSGTYRCTLVDPEGQRNLSGTMILKVTGCSKGRKEETFKKYRAEVVLLLALVIFYVTLIIFTCFARQQSIFPDFLKPAMEHAFLPVTSPNKHLEPVTLHKTELV; from the exons ATGTCGCGCAGCCTTCAGCTCCTGCTTCTGAGCTGCG CCTGCAGCCTGGTGCCCGCGGCGCGGGAGGTGAAGGTGGCCTGTTCGGAGGATGTGGACTTGCCCTGCACTGCCCCCTGGGACCCGCAGGTCCGCTACGCGGTTTTCTGGGCCAAG CTCACAAATGGCAGTGCAGAGAGGATGGAGGTGCCCCAGGAAAACCAGCAGAGGGCCTCTTCAGAGGCCCCCAGGGAAAGGCTGTATTCCCTGAGGATCCAAAACACTACCAGCTGCAACTCGGGGACCTACAGGTGCACTCTGGTGGATCCAGAAGGGCAGAGAAACCTAAGTGGCACCATGATCTTGAAAGTGACAG gatgcTCTAAGGGACGCAAAGAAGAGACATTCAAGAAGTACAGAGCCGAGGTTGTCCTGCTGTTGGCTCTGGTCATTTTCTACGTGACACTCATCATTTTCACTTGC tttgCACGACAGCAGAGTATTTTTCCAGACTTTCTTAAACCTGCCATGGAACATGCTTTTCTCCCAGTTACCTCCCCAAATAAGCATTTGGAGCCAGTGACTCTTCACAAGACAGAACTGGTGTGA
- the CD83 gene encoding CD83 antigen isoform X1, with product MSRSLQLLLLSCACSLVPAAREVKVACSEDVDLPCTAPWDPQVRYAVFWAKLTNGSAERMEVPQENQQRASSEAPRERLYSLRIQNTTSCNSGTYRCTLVDPEGQRNLSGTMILKVTGCSKGRKEETFKKYRAEVVLLLALVIFYVTLIIFTCKFARQQSIFPDFLKPAMEHAFLPVTSPNKHLEPVTLHKTELV from the exons ATGTCGCGCAGCCTTCAGCTCCTGCTTCTGAGCTGCG CCTGCAGCCTGGTGCCCGCGGCGCGGGAGGTGAAGGTGGCCTGTTCGGAGGATGTGGACTTGCCCTGCACTGCCCCCTGGGACCCGCAGGTCCGCTACGCGGTTTTCTGGGCCAAG CTCACAAATGGCAGTGCAGAGAGGATGGAGGTGCCCCAGGAAAACCAGCAGAGGGCCTCTTCAGAGGCCCCCAGGGAAAGGCTGTATTCCCTGAGGATCCAAAACACTACCAGCTGCAACTCGGGGACCTACAGGTGCACTCTGGTGGATCCAGAAGGGCAGAGAAACCTAAGTGGCACCATGATCTTGAAAGTGACAG gatgcTCTAAGGGACGCAAAGAAGAGACATTCAAGAAGTACAGAGCCGAGGTTGTCCTGCTGTTGGCTCTGGTCATTTTCTACGTGACACTCATCATTTTCACTTGC aagtttgCACGACAGCAGAGTATTTTTCCAGACTTTCTTAAACCTGCCATGGAACATGCTTTTCTCCCAGTTACCTCCCCAAATAAGCATTTGGAGCCAGTGACTCTTCACAAGACAGAACTGGTGTGA